From one Butyricimonas faecihominis genomic stretch:
- a CDS encoding pyridoxal phosphate-dependent aminotransferase, translated as MQNNLIDKKIVDQKLAACGISDMEDATIRDIVKVVNMVEAESGEKFIRMEMGVPGLAPSKIGIDAEIEALRAGCAQFYPMLEGHKEFKEEGSKFVKNFVDIDIKPEGIIPTVGSMQACFAAFMAVTECKKGKDTVLFIDPGFPVQKTQMQVIGKPFESFDVYNYRGEKLREKLEEHLSKGNIAAILYSNPNNPAWICFTDEELKIVGELATKYDVIVLEDLAYFAMDFRRDLSVPGKAPFQPSVGKYTDNYIVMISGSKLFSYAGQRLGIMCISDALYNRKYDNLHDRFGGMGTLGYTIVNRIIYTLSSGTTHSCQYAMAAILKAANEGRINILDGVREYAERAHAMKELFTKYGFEIVYDRDLEEPIADGFYFTIIYPGFTGGDLTKEILYYGISAIPLRDTGSKKQGLRACVSQTGLHRMPELEERLKRFAADHTK; from the coding sequence ATGCAAAATAATCTAATTGACAAAAAGATCGTTGACCAGAAACTGGCAGCCTGCGGGATCAGTGACATGGAAGATGCCACGATACGCGACATCGTGAAAGTGGTGAATATGGTGGAAGCCGAAAGCGGGGAAAAATTCATCCGTATGGAAATGGGCGTTCCCGGACTTGCCCCTTCTAAAATAGGTATCGACGCCGAGATCGAGGCGTTACGTGCCGGATGCGCTCAATTCTACCCGATGCTCGAAGGCCACAAGGAATTCAAGGAAGAAGGTTCCAAGTTCGTGAAGAACTTCGTGGACATCGACATCAAGCCGGAAGGCATCATCCCGACCGTAGGTTCCATGCAGGCCTGTTTCGCCGCCTTCATGGCAGTAACGGAATGCAAGAAAGGAAAAGACACCGTTCTTTTCATCGACCCGGGATTCCCCGTTCAAAAAACACAAATGCAAGTCATCGGAAAACCGTTCGAGTCATTTGACGTTTATAATTACAGGGGCGAAAAATTACGGGAGAAACTGGAAGAGCATCTTTCCAAGGGAAACATCGCTGCCATCCTGTACAGCAACCCGAATAACCCGGCTTGGATATGTTTCACGGACGAGGAGCTGAAAATCGTTGGGGAACTGGCCACCAAATATGACGTGATCGTGCTGGAAGACTTGGCCTACTTCGCCATGGATTTCCGTCGGGATCTTTCCGTACCGGGTAAAGCCCCGTTCCAACCCTCAGTTGGCAAATACACGGATAACTACATCGTCATGATCTCCGGTTCCAAACTATTTAGTTACGCCGGACAACGTTTGGGAATCATGTGTATTTCAGACGCTTTATACAACCGGAAATACGACAACCTGCACGATCGTTTCGGGGGAATGGGTACCTTGGGTTACACTATCGTGAACCGGATCATCTACACGCTATCATCCGGAACCACACACTCCTGCCAGTACGCCATGGCTGCCATCTTGAAAGCCGCCAACGAGGGACGTATCAATATCCTCGACGGCGTACGGGAATACGCGGAGAGAGCCCACGCCATGAAAGAGCTGTTCACCAAATACGGTTTCGAGATCGTGTATGACCGGGATCTGGAAGAACCTATCGCTGACGGGTTCTATTTCACGATCATCTACCCGGGATTCACGGGTGGTGACCTCACGAAAGAAATTCTGTATTACGGCATATCAGCGATCCCGTTGCGTGACACGGGTTCCAAGAAACAAGGTCTCCGCGCTTGCGTTTCTCAAACCGGACTCCACCGGATGCCGGAACTGGAAGAACGCTTGAAACGATTCGCGGCAGATCACACGAAATAA
- a CDS encoding 4Fe-4S binding protein produces the protein MAKFRGAIVVDKEKCKGCNLCVVACPTKTLDLAKEVNGKGYHYSEMVNPEACIGCASCALVCPDSVITVYKMNVQ, from the coding sequence ATGGCAAAATTTAGAGGCGCTATCGTCGTTGACAAAGAAAAATGCAAAGGATGTAACCTTTGCGTGGTTGCGTGTCCTACCAAAACTCTTGACTTGGCGAAAGAAGTGAATGGTAAAGGATACCACTACTCCGAGATGGTAAACCCGGAAGCATGTATTGGATGTGCCAGCTGTGCGTTGGTATGCCCAGACTCGGTGATCACCGTTTACAAAATGAATGTACAATAA
- a CDS encoding 3-methyl-2-oxobutanoate dehydrogenase subunit VorB — MAEVKLMKGNEVLAEAAIRCGCDAYYGYPITPQSEVMETLMLRKPWEETGMVVLQAESELASINMVYGAAACGKKAMTSSSSPGISLMQEGLTYLAGAELPCLVIDVVRGGPGLGTIQPAQSDYFQATKGGGHGDYHLIVLAPASVQEMNDFVGLGFDLAFKYRNPAMILADGVIGQMMEKVQLSEYKPRWTQEEIDKMSDSWALTGKKAHRSHNTVTSLELDSYKQEVFNHKLQEKYKAMEENDVLFEEIQCEDAEYIFVAYGSASRICQKAVQLCREKGIKVGILRPITLYPFPKKEIARLSKQVKGILTVEMSAGQMVEDVRLNVANNIPVEHFGRFGGVIPTPEEIVEALEKQIIGA; from the coding sequence ATGGCAGAAGTAAAATTAATGAAAGGGAACGAGGTATTAGCCGAAGCTGCTATCCGTTGTGGATGTGATGCTTATTATGGTTACCCTATTACCCCGCAATCCGAAGTCATGGAGACTCTCATGTTACGCAAACCGTGGGAGGAAACAGGAATGGTCGTATTGCAGGCCGAAAGTGAATTGGCCTCTATCAACATGGTATACGGTGCCGCTGCTTGCGGTAAAAAGGCAATGACATCATCATCTAGCCCCGGTATCTCGTTGATGCAAGAAGGTTTAACCTACTTGGCAGGAGCAGAACTTCCCTGCTTGGTGATCGATGTAGTACGTGGAGGTCCAGGATTGGGAACCATCCAACCGGCACAAAGTGACTATTTCCAAGCAACCAAAGGTGGTGGCCATGGAGACTACCACTTGATCGTACTTGCTCCCGCTTCCGTTCAAGAAATGAACGATTTCGTAGGACTTGGTTTTGACTTGGCATTCAAATATCGTAACCCGGCCATGATCCTTGCCGATGGTGTTATCGGACAGATGATGGAAAAAGTTCAATTGAGCGAATATAAACCCCGCTGGACACAAGAAGAAATCGACAAAATGTCTGATAGCTGGGCTTTAACCGGTAAGAAAGCACACCGTTCTCACAATACGGTAACTTCATTGGAACTAGACTCTTACAAACAAGAGGTTTTCAACCACAAACTTCAAGAGAAATACAAAGCGATGGAAGAAAACGATGTTCTTTTCGAAGAAATTCAATGTGAAGACGCGGAATACATATTTGTGGCTTATGGATCAGCATCTCGTATTTGCCAAAAAGCAGTACAACTATGCCGTGAAAAAGGAATCAAAGTAGGTATCCTTCGCCCGATTACCCTTTATCCTTTCCCGAAGAAAGAAATTGCACGCTTGTCTAAACAAGTTAAGGGTATCTTGACAGTAGAAATGAGTGCCGGTCAAATGGTAGAAGACGTTCGTTTGAACGTGGCCAATAACATCCCGGTAGAACACTTCGGACGTTTCGGAGGAGTAATCCCGACACCGGAAGAGATCGTTGAAGCACTTGAAAAACAAATTATAGGAGCATAA
- a CDS encoding thiamine pyrophosphate-dependent enzyme: MSVELKDIIKEENIVYKKTPVLTDNVMHYCPGCSHGVVHKIIAEVIEEMGIQDKTIGVSPVGCSVLAYNYLDIDWAEAAHGRAPAVATGISRIHPDRYVFTYQGDGDLASIGCGEIMHACNRGENIVVIFINNAIYGMTGGQMAPTTLLGQVTATTPYGRDAKLNGFPMKLTELLAQLDGTCYVTRQSVHTPANVRKAKAAIRKAFENTRKDKGTSFVEIVSTCNSGWKVTPVEANKWMVDNMFPKYPLGDIKDI; the protein is encoded by the coding sequence ATGTCAGTAGAATTAAAAGATATAATAAAAGAGGAGAATATTGTTTACAAGAAAACTCCCGTGCTTACCGATAACGTGATGCACTACTGTCCGGGATGTTCCCATGGCGTGGTTCACAAAATTATCGCGGAAGTGATTGAAGAAATGGGTATCCAAGACAAAACCATCGGTGTTTCTCCGGTAGGATGTTCCGTACTCGCTTACAACTATTTGGATATTGATTGGGCAGAGGCAGCACACGGACGTGCACCGGCCGTTGCAACCGGTATCAGCCGTATTCATCCCGATCGTTACGTGTTCACCTATCAAGGTGATGGAGACTTGGCATCTATCGGATGCGGGGAAATCATGCACGCTTGTAACCGTGGTGAAAACATCGTGGTAATCTTTATCAACAACGCAATCTACGGTATGACCGGAGGACAGATGGCACCTACCACCCTTTTGGGACAGGTAACCGCTACCACTCCTTACGGACGTGACGCTAAATTGAACGGATTCCCGATGAAATTAACCGAATTACTTGCACAATTGGATGGAACTTGCTACGTAACCCGTCAGTCAGTTCACACCCCGGCTAACGTACGTAAAGCAAAAGCCGCTATCCGCAAGGCATTCGAGAACACCCGGAAAGACAAAGGAACTTCTTTCGTGGAAATCGTTAGTACATGTAACTCCGGTTGGAAAGTAACCCCGGTAGAAGCCAACAAATGGATGGTAGACAACATGTTCCCGAAATACCCGTTAGGAGACATCAAAGACATTTGA
- a CDS encoding 2-oxoacid:acceptor oxidoreductase family protein — MTEEIIIAGFGGQGVLSMGKILAYSGIMQDQEVAWMPSYGPEMRGGTANVTVILSDERISSPILTKYDTAIVLNQQSMDKFESMVKPGGTLIYDPNGITHEPTRKDINIYKIEGTAIAAEQGNPKVFNMIVLGGFLKVKPIVKLDNVEKGLQKSLPPRHHKMIPMNIEAIQTGMKSVEVVNQL; from the coding sequence ATGACAGAAGAAATCATTATAGCAGGATTCGGTGGACAAGGAGTTCTTTCTATGGGAAAGATTCTTGCTTACTCCGGAATTATGCAAGATCAGGAAGTTGCTTGGATGCCTTCTTACGGTCCTGAAATGCGTGGTGGTACTGCCAACGTGACCGTTATCCTGAGCGACGAGCGTATCAGCTCCCCGATCTTAACGAAATACGATACCGCTATCGTCTTGAACCAACAATCTATGGACAAGTTCGAAAGCATGGTAAAACCGGGTGGTACCTTAATCTATGACCCGAACGGTATCACTCACGAACCGACGAGAAAAGACATCAATATCTACAAGATCGAGGGAACCGCCATTGCCGCAGAGCAAGGAAACCCGAAAGTGTTCAACATGATCGTTCTTGGTGGATTCTTGAAGGTAAAACCGATCGTGAAACTTGACAACGTGGAAAAAGGTTTGCAAAAATCTTTACCCCCTCGTCATCACAAGATGATCCCGATGAACATCGAGGCCATCCAGACCGGAATGAAAAGCGTTGAAGTTGTTAACCAACTATAA
- a CDS encoding TlpA family protein disulfide reductase → MKINLILFWMIAVILPLSSFAQGVDFKSLTMKEAQAVAEKEKKMIFIDFYTTWCGPCKMMSSEVFTQDQVGEYFNRTFVNLKVDAEKGEGVELAKKYQVKAYPTFVVLRADGTEVYRTAGARPADEFVDKIRKGIDPKWSPEGLTRRYEKGERTPELVNEYALLQMESGNGEIGGKVVQEYFDKLSDKKRVKPENFFLYDRYTLNYKDPKADYMFANKDRFIKVNGKEVVEPLLYNWLRQEMIPFVMAKGVPDTGENLKALQDLETKIQKAALANPGCMSELDEIARVRWGGDLKAYLDICREKFASLESKDRFSILLSLGALQEENDTIKTLAAGLLRDHLDEFENTNRRVLYMTLLNLEGKKEYRLRASIDGVKKGKVTVSYFLRGKFEREDYEFDNHMIDISLAGRDTVAASVRLLCEELACPTARGNDYYPHFNFIVVPGEAAVVKVNAEKGKVAELEWQRGGSISHDFVRLNYDLLEADERDYNQLVMDNIIRGGDIRDYPDEFQASWDAGKRRVMAFIRENPNSFISVMELWEHYIWFDENEAEDIYNRFPANLKVSPYGRVIAQRLERSKDSRTGQSAKNFVKKDMNGKTVSLEKLRGKYVLLDFWGSWCGPCRASHPHLKELYEKYKKQVVFINVAQENVKDLNEARKLWKTAVKEDGMTWTQILNNEGRDEYDVVRLFNISSFPTKVLIDPNGVVVSRMVGGMVDAGEILKKVLGK, encoded by the coding sequence ATGAAGATAAATTTAATATTATTCTGGATGATAGCGGTAATTTTACCGCTGTCATCTTTTGCTCAAGGAGTTGATTTTAAGTCGTTGACGATGAAGGAGGCGCAGGCTGTTGCGGAGAAAGAGAAGAAGATGATATTCATTGACTTCTACACGACGTGGTGCGGACCGTGTAAGATGATGTCTTCGGAGGTATTTACCCAAGATCAGGTCGGCGAGTATTTTAACCGGACGTTTGTGAATCTGAAAGTGGATGCAGAGAAGGGAGAAGGGGTGGAGTTAGCTAAGAAGTATCAAGTGAAGGCTTACCCGACATTCGTGGTGTTACGGGCGGATGGGACAGAGGTTTATCGGACGGCAGGAGCCCGTCCGGCGGATGAGTTTGTCGACAAGATTAGGAAAGGAATTGATCCCAAGTGGTCGCCCGAAGGTTTGACTCGTCGTTACGAGAAGGGGGAACGCACCCCGGAATTGGTGAACGAGTATGCCCTGTTGCAAATGGAATCGGGAAACGGGGAGATCGGGGGAAAGGTCGTGCAAGAGTATTTTGATAAACTATCGGATAAGAAGAGAGTGAAACCGGAAAACTTCTTTCTTTATGATCGCTACACGTTGAATTATAAAGACCCGAAAGCGGATTATATGTTTGCCAACAAAGATCGTTTTATCAAGGTAAACGGAAAAGAGGTTGTCGAGCCTTTGTTGTATAATTGGCTACGGCAAGAGATGATCCCTTTCGTGATGGCGAAGGGAGTCCCGGATACGGGAGAAAACTTAAAGGCTTTGCAGGATTTGGAAACAAAGATTCAGAAGGCCGCTTTGGCGAATCCCGGTTGTATGTCTGAACTGGATGAGATCGCGAGGGTTCGTTGGGGAGGCGATTTGAAGGCTTATTTGGATATTTGCCGGGAAAAATTTGCCTCGCTGGAATCCAAGGATCGTTTTTCCATATTGCTTAGTTTGGGGGCCTTGCAAGAAGAGAATGACACTATAAAGACTTTGGCGGCCGGGTTACTCCGGGATCATTTGGATGAGTTTGAAAATACGAATCGGCGAGTGCTTTACATGACGCTGTTGAATCTTGAGGGAAAGAAGGAATACCGCCTGCGGGCCTCTATAGATGGGGTGAAAAAAGGGAAAGTGACGGTTTCTTACTTCTTGCGTGGAAAGTTTGAACGGGAAGATTACGAGTTCGATAATCACATGATAGATATTAGCCTTGCGGGACGGGACACGGTGGCCGCGAGTGTACGTTTGTTGTGTGAAGAACTAGCTTGTCCCACGGCAAGAGGGAATGATTATTATCCTCATTTTAACTTTATCGTTGTTCCGGGAGAGGCTGCCGTGGTGAAGGTTAACGCGGAGAAAGGGAAGGTTGCCGAGTTGGAATGGCAAAGAGGCGGATCGATTTCTCATGATTTTGTTCGTCTGAATTATGATCTGTTGGAGGCAGACGAGCGGGATTATAACCAACTGGTGATGGATAATATTATTCGTGGTGGTGATATTCGGGATTACCCGGACGAGTTCCAAGCGTCATGGGATGCGGGGAAACGTCGGGTCATGGCATTTATCCGGGAGAATCCGAATAGTTTTATCTCGGTGATGGAGTTGTGGGAACATTACATCTGGTTTGACGAGAACGAGGCCGAAGATATTTATAACCGTTTCCCCGCAAACTTGAAAGTAAGTCCCTACGGGCGGGTGATTGCGCAGCGTCTGGAGCGGAGTAAGGATTCGAGAACGGGGCAATCGGCAAAGAATTTCGTGAAGAAAGATATGAATGGGAAAACGGTGTCTCTTGAAAAGTTACGGGGAAAGTACGTGTTGCTGGATTTCTGGGGAAGCTGGTGCGGACCTTGCCGGGCATCGCATCCTCATTTGAAAGAGTTGTATGAAAAGTACAAGAAACAGGTCGTTTTTATTAACGTGGCGCAAGAGAACGTGAAAGATTTAAACGAGGCCCGGAAGCTTTGGAAGACGGCAGTTAAAGAGGATGGAATGACGTGGACTCAAATATTGAATAACGAGGGACGGGACGAGTATGACGTGGTACGTTTATTTAATATTTCCTCGTTTCCAACGAAGGTATTGATTGATCCCAATGGTGTCGTGGTATCACGAATGGTCGGGGGAATGGTTGATGCGGGGGAGATTCTAAAGAAAGTGCTGGGTAAATAA